The genomic region ACCAAAGTTAAGCACTTTTTAATTTCAATGTGAGCATTAAAAATACTATGTCAGATTTCAGTGCGAGAAAAGGAATAGGACTTTTGCCGGGTCTGAGACCTAAGCCTCTACGGACATATTCAAGTGACATTTAATAGTAACCAGCCCACGAGCTTGTTTTCTCATATCTATGAAATATTGCCACAAAATCTCCACTAAATTTAATGTAAAAGTATTATGTATCAATGCCTTATTTTTAGCCCATTTGAAACTTACATGTTAATGTCAGGGAGACCTGGTTGATCCTTTTCTTCAGCCTGAAATTTACGCAGAAGTTTTTTCCTGGAATAAAAAGTTGTGCTACACGAATTCACTATGGGTAGTCTGCTGCTTTGtgctttttcagcagcaggcCGGGTTGCATTATTATCGGAGGAGCTGCCTCCTTGTGAAGAGTACACAACAGGTGCTTTGGGTAGACGAAGTGGTTTCTGCTTCAATGCCATTGTAAGAGCAGCCTTGACTATGGGACCCAAGCACTTGAGAGCAATTATGGGTTGAGGTTGGTTTAATTAATAAACCTCACCTGTAACAATGTAAAATATTGTTATCCAAAGCAGAGGTAAACTGCTTTGTTCTTCTCCTGATATATCTCAATTGAGATATGCAAGGAATTGTTAAATTCTCACTTCAAAAACACTGCTTTTTCAAAGCCCAGAAATGAGAGATCTGGTAAAAGTGACCACAGCTAGGAAATACCTCTTCACGCTGTCACTTCCATAAACCCAGTGTGGCTTGAGTGTCTTTGCTACAGTTAGCCTCTAAGAATCTTATGATGTCATGTGTCATTATTATGTCATTCTGACTCAGGTTCAAACTACATGTGGTACTGAGTTCAAAATTCTTTCTGTTATACCTTctattacagtggtccccaactcccagttTGGAgtccgggaccggtccatggttcagttggtaccgggccgcagcaccccttcatcctcctccccagctgctgcctcggggcagccctgccactctgctgctggctcacctttggtgctctctggtggccgccatggctggggtttcccctcgatgtggcactgtgcagctgctgctggcagcaccccccagcaggcggtgggaagtgaggggcactggtgggaaagcaagtggagcaggggctcaggcggcagtgatgtccTTTGGCAAAATactacctccccccccgccccgggcttcagtaaaattgtcaattgttgaccggtccccggtgataaaaaggttagggaccactgttctattatACCTTTTGGAACCCAAAGCAGCCTGGGCAAACTGTAAGTCCAAGGGGGGCAAATAGAGAGAGGCTGCTTACTTCTGTGGATTTTCCAAATCATAATGTCAccaaattactttaaaaaaaaacatttttattcatttcaatTCTGTCTCTCCTCTAATAATGTCTGAGGTGGTGTACAGTTACTAAAATACAACAGAATATAACTTTAGAAAAGTAATACCAATAAAGCAAAACAGCATACATAGCCAAATTAACTATCAAgcagcatcttaaaaaaaaacagtagagGGTTACATTCTATTTGAAAACCAAGAAGTTCATCTGGCACCATAAAAATACTCAGAGTATATGTcagcaaagggggaaagagaaagccaTTTTTCATCCCTGTCTATGGATGGCAGACCCCAggtggaattagagctcatctccagcctaaagaaatggctgctttggagggtagactccatagcattaattTCCACAGTTTGAACTGCTGAATCTTTTCTGTTAAAGACCTGGGGCcatatatctgaaggactgcctttaTCTGCATAGGCAGCTTCATTCATCCCAAGGTCTCTCCCTTGTGCAAGGCATGTTTGGCTAAAGGTCAGGCTTGAGCCTTTTTAGTGGTTGCCCAGTGTCTCTGGAATGGCCTCCTAAAACAGATCAGAGGCGTTCCTGCCGTTGTAGCTCTTCAGCAAGGCTGAAAAACAGCTGGTCCAAAGAGCTTTTCAGGAAGTCTGTGCTTGGGCAGAGGGAGAATACCTATAGGGTGGTAGACTttgtctataccagtggtccccaacctttttgtcaccggggaccggtcaacgcttgacaattttactgagacccggggggggggggtagtcttttgccgagggacgttgccacccctgttccacttgctttcccgctggcgcccctgacttcccgctgtttgctgggggggggggtgctagcagcagcagctacacatacccagggggagccccagccatggcggctgctggagagcaccaaaggtgagccggcggcagagtggcagggcagcccctgaggcagcaggttCCAGTTCTACACTACCTGTTATGAGATGGAACCAGAACTGTATGGGGTATTTGAGATTCAACTAGAGATGATGTAAAATTTCCAGGAAAAtgtgatgttttttttcttttctgggttGTTTCTGGGGTGGGCCCCCACACtgcccaccttcccccccccgggaATTGAAATTTGGCAGAAAAACTGTGATATATTCAGTACTAATTGTCCAATCAGCCCTAAAttaattttatggttttaacaacataaaatgtgtTATTTATAACTTTCTTAGTATATAAAATTGCAACATGTGACATGTTTGTGGAATTTAGAAATTATCATTGCATTCATTCTCCCATCATGAAGATGAGATGCCTAAATGCATCTTGGACTTAAAAGCTGTCTTTGTCTTCAGCATACCTACCCTTGTCTTGAAAAATATTTAACTCATTCTAAAAGTGAAAATATTTCATGGGAGTTTTTTCAGTACTTTCAAATATTTTCAATTTTTCTGTTGGGAGAATTTGGATGGAAAAAATGAACCCCCCCATTTTTTCCTAacctcccccctctccagctTTCACATCTCTAGCTGCAGCTGCACtttaaatatatgtattacaATGCAGGAGCCTTCCTTTTAATATTCCTAATAATCCCAGTGTGAAATTTGCCTTTagatgcggaggggggggggaattccataCTGTGGTGATGCAGCCATATATCTCATTGGGGTATATATTATTCTTCCTAGTACTTATAGAGTCTTAGTGCTGATTTTGGTCATGATCCAACCAAAGTTAAGCACTTTTTAATATCAATGTGAGCATTAAAAATACTATGTCAGATTTCAGTGCGAGAAAAGGAATAGGACTTTTGCCGGGTCTGAGACCTAAGCCTCTACGGACATATTCAAGTGACATTTAATAGTAACCAGCCCACAAGCTTGTTTTCTCATATCTATGAAATATTGCCACAAAATCTCCACTAAATTTAATGTAAAAGTATTATGTATCAATGCCTTATTTTTTAGCCCATTTGAAACTTACATGTTAATGTCAGGGAGACCTGGTTGATCCTTTTCTTCAGCCTGAAATCTACGCAGAAGTTTTTTCCCGGAATAAAAATTTGTGCTACACGAATTCACTATGGGTAGTCTGCTGCTTTGtgctttttcagcagcaggcCGGGTCGCATTATTATTGGAGGAGCTGCCTCCTTCTGAAGAGTACACAACGGTTGCTTTGGGTAGACGAAGTGGTTTCTGCTTCAATTCCATTGTAAGAGCAGCCTTGACTATGGGACCCAAGCACTTGAGAGCAATTATGGGTTGAGGTTGGTTTAATTAATAAACCTCACCTGTAACAATGTAAAATATTGTTATCCAAAGCAGAGGTAAACTGCTTTGTTCTTCTCCTGATATATCTCAATTGAGATATGCAAGGTATTGTTAAATTCTCACTTCAAAAACACTGCTTTTTCAAAGCCCAGAAATGAGAGATCTAGTAAAAGTGACCACAGCTAGGAAATACCTCTTCACGCTGTCACTTCCCTAAACCCAGTGTGGCTTGAGTGTATTTGCTACAGTTAGCCTCTAACAATCTTATGATGTCATTATGTGTCATTATTATGTCATTATGACTCAGGTTCAAACTACATGTGGTACagagtttgctgggggggggtgtgctaccagcagcagctgcgcagtgccataccgagggggagccccagccatggcgcctgctggagagcaccaaaggtgagccggcgccagagtggcagggcagcccctgaggcagcagccagggaggagccgcggcccggtaccaactgatctacggaccggtagcagtccctggaccgggggttggggacactgGTCTATACAGTGTTATTAACacagccatgcacacctgagcatgccagttccaagcccaggtaaatggGGAAAGTTAAGGAAAGAACCGGCAAACTACCTTGTAaaaattttgccaagaaaatcctatggtacagctctcaaacaaTTTCAATATGCTGCCTaatggtgagcccctcaggccagaaggtacccaacaagtgactgaggaggagcaaggacctgcagaTTTTATGACACGCTCTAGATTTTATGACACACCTGAGGCAAATTCAGCAGGAAATccaggtgctgatgctgccagTGGTAAAAGCAAGGCTCTGTGCTTCACGAAGATGCATcgaatagcaacttggaatgttagaggaatGACTGGAagttgtcaaaagagaaatggccAGGTTGAACATCAGCCTCCTTGGTATCAGTGAAGTACATTGGACAGATGATAGTTTCTTTCGATTGGAGaattttaccatctactattcagggacacaactccataagaaggaaacgtagctttcattgcaagcaaaaaaaaaaaaaaaaatgactgagcagtggaaagtttttcaacaatcaatgatcaaatcatgacaattcaaatttgtgccaagccaataaatatcacagctatCCAAGTATATGTTCTGACAACTGATGTAACAGAGGGAGAAATtgaagatttctatactgccattcaagacactttaaaatgAGTACCCCAAATTGATGTTATTTTCATAATGGGTGACTTGAATGCAAAAGTTGGTACACAAGCAGAGACATTAGTGGGAACTTCAGACTGGGAGAAAAGAATGATGCAGGTGATCGAtcatctggcacaattctgtcatgcaaatcagttttgcatcatgaacacttggttcaaacagcataaatgtctcctatacacttggacatcaccaaatggactacacagaAACCTAATCAGCTATATCTTATGCAGCTGACAatggtccagttcaatccttgaTGTCAAAACATATCCCGTTGTTGATtgcagttcagatcatgaactgttactggctaaaatcaaaacaaagctCTGCAACATaaagagaacatcagggttagGGAtgtttgatgtaaataaaattctgctaACATATGCAGTAGAGGTCAAAAATCCATTTCAACTATTGGATGTGACAGAGGACATACTGCACAAGaagccagggggaaaaaatctaaatAGCTCTCAGATAAAACTATAAGAATGGCTGAATGTAGAAAAGGAGCAAAAGCTGCAGGAAAAAGGGAAGAAGCAAGAATCAGAAATGTAAGTAGTCAGAAGATTACAAAAataaagaagggaaggaaatgacTAACCAAcaaagcatcaagaacaggtggcggGAATATACAGAAGTACTGTATGAATGCAGTATGGAAATTCACTCTCTGCAAAATGaataagaaatagaaatagaacttgagccggccattcttgaggaggaagttgaacaaGTCTTGAGTCCATCGCTAAACAATAAGTCCCCGGGCATTGACAGcagtggaactgctgagatgtgtacaattttgtgccagaaaatctgggaaactaataaatggccagaggagtggaaaccatatgtgttcatcccactacctaAAAATGGTGACTcagaaaactgttccaattactgtACAACAGCCCACATTTCTCATGCTGGTAGGATCcttctcaaaatcatacaacaatgcatagcgaaaaccattgaaagagaattaccagatgttcaagctggcttttgatggggGCGTGGCTTTCGTGATCACATAGTAAACCTGCACTAGATTTTGGAAAAGttacaggaatatcagaaggctgtctacatctgctttatttacaagaaagcttttgattgtgtggatcacaacaaattgtgggaagccctgcaaaatcttGGGATACCAGTGTATTTGATCAAACTTATGCAGTCGCTctgtgcaaaccaagaagccattgtatatGGACCATTTGGTAACTGGTTCATAATAGAGAAAGTAGTGccccaaggttgtattctttccctcttcctgtttaatttgtatgctgaAATCGTTATGAGTGAGATTGAACTCAATCAAACACTGGAATAATCTTCAGTAtactgatgacactaccctcttgtcagaaactaaggaaggcatAAAACAGCTAtcaaggtcaatgaagtaagtaagaaatttggccttttcttaaacactaaaaagaatgCCTTAAATTGGAACATGAGTTATCCAATGCTAACAATTACTTTTCAGCTAAATTGCAATGCTTGTCAATAGAATTGGCTCACATATTGAGCTGCCAGGCATCAATCATACAGTAatttagtaatagtaataatctAGTAGTAAACACATAGGAATGctagtctccaggtggaacctgaggtTCCTTCAGAATTattggtcatctccagactaaagagacaagtttccctgaagaaaatggctacttgggagggtggactccatagccttgtactccactgaggtccccgccctccccaaatcactgcccctcccaactccatccccaaagtctccaggtatttcccaatccagagctggcaaccctgtataCACATTCAGTATAAAGTTTTCCTAAATTATTGTATATCTGGACTGTGGTTCTGTCCTACTTGTATGGATACATAGTACGTATGGAATGCCCTTAGTAGTAACCTGGCATGCCGAATTTAAGTTTAGGATTGCCTGTTGGATCTGCATGTGTCAGACTGCTGTTAAGGCCACAGGAGCAGAACCAGTAAAAAGATTGCAACTTTAGTTTCATAAGATcagaaaaacaaatttatttgggaGCCTAACTGGCCTCTAGCCAGTGACCAGTGTCCCCCAGTTTCTTCACCTCCCTGTATTTATGCAAAAGGATATCTTCACAGTGTAACACACAGACTTTGATATGTCTTCCCAATGATTTCAATTTGAACATCTTAGTGAGTGTTTGCAATAGCGGGCATAAATATTCATTTAGACTTGCATAGCATGATCTTGTGCAtgtttatttaaaagtattagttccactttcaatttatttatttattttatttattttttagatttatataccgccctccctgaaggctcatcaATGGGACTTGATGCCAAATAAGTCAATTATAACTGAAGCCTTGAATATGATAGCATGAATACCTTTTTCAAATGTGTCAAAGTCCCTAGAATGGAAATTTAAAATTTGACTTTGGAATAACTTCGGTCTAGGAGGGCCTGGTATGGATCCAAGTAATAAAAGTAATGACTTCAAAAGTCATTGTATTTAATGAACTATTGATGACTTGACTTTAGACATTATTTCCTcccattattataattattaaagtGATTAGCCCTAATATTGACAGTGCTAGAAAGGTTACGTATGACTTTTGCATTATAGTCTCATTTTCATGCATTTAATATTCTGTTCCACATTGTTTTTCTTTAGAAATTGTGCTTTAGGATTTATTATCCTGGGGCTCACTGTTTTCCTCTTGTAGAAAATTACTGTCAGTGTCAGATACCAAGTTATACAAGAACGAAGATCAATGTTTTCTTGTTCTTAAAATGAACTGACGCTCTCTTTCTTGAATAATGTGTGACTGTGATTTTCTGAAGAGTAATTAAACTTGGTAATTTACCCTGTTCATGTATGAGGAAACAATAATATTCAGTGATATAGGATGTAGGCACTACACATATGGTTACCATTCAAAAGGTGAGATTGGGTACACtctacactaaaaaaaaaagaaactaacCACTGTCGAGATGGACTGTCTAAGGGGAAAGACAAGTGGATCTTTTTCTGCTGTTCTTCATTCTCCACCAAATGGTTTTTAGAATGTCAATTCACACAGTCCCAGTTGTTCTGAATGCTCTGCATTTGGATTTGCtgttcctgggcccggcagaaggccccCTCCCGCCCGGCCAGAACCTcggggcttctgccgggcccaggaacaGACTTGCCCTGTCATAGATGCAGTGAGGGtctccctgggcctggcagaaggcccgTATCCTGGCCGGCCCCCACCCGACCTCAAGTCTGCCAGCGCAGGAATGGCCACCGTGAGGCAAAGGTGGggcatgtggggggtggggggtcagtcctggggcaaggggcctATCAGCAGCCGTGCATCGGgaggccctctgcttgtcagtccggggtcaGGGGCCAATCactgccccccccatcccggacagctcccacccacccctaccccttactgttttatttataccgctctgttTTATGACGTTAAAGTCTGTGTTGTGTTTTTGACCTATGTTACATATTTTAAACTGTTTGGATATGgtaggaaaggcagcatataaatattcaACAAATGAAAGCAACAAAGTAGCCGGGTTTATTTAGATGAGAGTAAAATCTGGCAACCATTGATTTTAGGAGTTCAGTTGTTGGCCAACAACATTGGCCTGTAATAAATGAGGCTTCTTCCTTCCCCGTATCTTCTTGTGATGTCACACTGCTCTTGTGACACTTAGGCTGCATAGCAGTAGGGGTTAGGGAAGAGTTATCCACCATTAGAACAAATTGTCTGTGGCTGGTGTAGAAAGAAGAGACAGAAAAGATTGTTTTTGTTCACTACGGTGGTAGTTTACTGTCCTCAGGGCGTGGGTGGGCGGGAGctcaggttaaaaagaaaggcacGATAACTTCCAAAAGGATGCCGTTGCGGAAGCTGTCATCATGGTGTCAGCGAACGAGAAAGATGGGACCTGTCATTACACCTGCCACAAGGTCTTCTCTGAACTTGCCACCATTGGTCACTTATCAGAAGCTGAAGCGCAGTGATAATGATGCAGACATAAATAGAGTGTTCCTAAAGATCTCGGCACTTCATTGCAAACTGCATGATCCCTTGAAGGAGCGGCTCCTCTGGTGTGCCTGTGGAGATGAAGGACGACGTATGTGCATACTGTACATAGGTGGGGCTGGGTGGCTGGCAGTTTTATCAGACCTGCTCTGGGGCTTCTAACAGCAGCCTACTAAGCAACAATGATTGGGCGTGGGGACCCTTGGCTTTTAATACCTATCTAAACTAGAAgagatggggggcgggggggggaagcttagTCAAAGCTAAAATGGGATATGAAAAATATTTGCTCAAAGGAGTAGAATTGTAGTAGTGACACacttctaggccaggctttctcaaccagggttttgtgaaaccctggggcttcttgacagctctgggcctcctgaatgggtgggaatatatatgtgtgtgtgtgtatgtatagggAATAGGGCTAGGATAGGGCAAGTATAGCCCGGGCAGGTATAGCCATGAACAAAGGCTTGTTTTTATCTTGCTTTAGAACTTTTTACTATTTAGGACATCTTGAAGCCTCCAAAACATAAGGTGACACTTGCATTCCGAAGGGGTTGAACACTCTAAAGTGTTGTTATCATACCATATTGCAGCATCTTtatatgttttttgttttgttttgaagttgttgtttttttgccgaGTCTGCATCTAGGGTTATAACCCTTAGCTGCTGCAGCCTGAGAAGTCATGCTTGTTCCTTAATAAGAGAGATGATAACAAAGGCCAAAAACTGCATTAATGCTACTTTGCAGAAGATTAAAGGAATATCTCAAGTGGGATAAAGTAAAGATTATATTTCAATAAAATTAATCCTCCCTAGATAGGGAAAGCTTTAACACTGCCCATTTGGAAAGCTCCAATATTTTGCGAGAAATACTTTATTTAAGAAGTGTAAGAATAAAAGAAGTAAAAACCTGTTGAAAAagagatgggtgtgtgtgtgtgtgtgtgtgtgtgtggaatcccACATTTTCCTGAATAGAACACAGACAGTAAAAAGACATGCTTGAGCTATACATTTGTGATTTAACAGCTCTTGATGGTAAATTGTTGTGATCCTGTTATATGATCTTTGTAAGGTTAGAAAATGCATTCCCATCTCTTTTCAATGTAAGGTCTTTGCTCTCCCCATGGCAGATCTTGCCGCATACAAAGTACACAAGTGAAACTTACATCCGAGAAGGCAGGCACTAAACACTGGAATAAATTTGCATCAGTAGGCTATGGCGTACACAGAGTTTTCATCTGGTGTCATAGTTTTCTTAAGGAGAAAATTTTCCTCTCTTGAAAACGGTTATGGGATTAGTGCTCACAATGTAACAGAAGCTTGCCAGATCTTATTAAAGGCCTGCAAACTGGTTtttccatgcaaccaatatatttaCTTCAGTTTTAGTCCGCTTTTCTCATTTGAAGACAGGAGTAGAAAAACAAATAGATTTATATCCCATGTCCCTTTTCATCCATACCTCTCGCAGCAGAACATTACATGCTCTTGCTGTAGCTGTGGCTAGAACGATAATATTCTGCAATAGTCCAATGATTGCACCTTACCCCACCATTGGAACTTTCAGAATCAAGAACAGTGGAATTTGTGTGGTGAGGGAATGGTGAGGAGAAATGGTGTTTGTGTGGTGAGTGAAAAATTGGCAAAAATAACTTGGCTCATCATCAGAAGTACCCATCCGGCAGAGGAAAATGAACATGGGATACAATCCATAGATAGGGTAACAGCTGATGTCTCTTGGATCCAGGGTAACACATAACAGTGAAAATTAGCATTTGTAATTAAAGGAGACTTTTCCTAAGCTTTGGGAGCATAATTTTCAACATGTCTCTGTGAAATGAGGGCAGCGGCATGTTGTTTTCATGTGCTAGGCTCCAGTGTTAATGACACTCCAGAGGACCAGTAAGAGGGCGGCACATTAAGGTCCCAATAATATCCTCAAATTCTTATTTTTCTGTTCTCTCTGTAGATGATGAAACCTCCTTTGCCATGTTTGCTGCTAACAGGGAGTTACCTCAGGAGGTTTACAATTCACCAAAGCCAGATCATGTGCCCCTAAAGCACAGAACATATTCCAACAAGATGGCCGACACGTATAAAGGCTCTGGAACATACAGACGGGATGCCCCAATGGCGACTGTAATTGCAAGGTAAGATACTGTAGAATGCAAGGTACAGTTGTATCATAAGAGGTATTACAAATATATATGCAATTAGATATCATcgatatatctaattctcaacactGCCCCTACTGTGGATACTTACATCTGGAGACTGCAGCCATGATCAGGCTAGATGAGAAAGCCCCcagatttgtagaaaaatctgaaatctttttttaaaaggtgagtTAACCCCACAAAAAACAGGACCTGTACCTTTATGGAAAAATGCCCTCTGCAGTGGCCATTGTGGTGCTTGCTAGGCAGCTAAAAAAATATTACTAGCTTTTAAATCTTGGTTTCTGTTAATAAAAGATAAggagatgggaaaggcctctttcCATGCCTGATTTGGGCTTTGAAAGAGGATCCATGGATGAGGGCCAGCAGCAACCACTGGCAGGCCTGACGGTTCACTACTATTCAGCAGTAATCACTGTACAAAAGCCAATATATGAGTTTCACACTAGCATCTGGGAGGCACCAGTTTAAATCCCTGCTCTCCCATGGAGGCTCACTGGGTCACCTTGTCCTAGACACTTCCAATGTAGCGTACCTCACAGTGATGTTGTGAGTAAAAAGTGGAAGTCAGGAGaagtatgtaagctgctttgggtgcccactggggagaaagtatATAATTAATAAACCAGCTTGCCCAGAGGACTGCCTAATGCTTTATATGAAGCTGCCTGTACATTCTAACAATTGTTGGAGAATCTGCTTTTGGTGGCCCCACCTAACTGAGTTCAGAGAGGTAGCAAACCAGGAGAAACCACTGGAACTCTCTCCCGAGGCAAATTAATCTGTCTCCTTCCATTGCTGTGTTTCGCCAGTAATTGGGCACTGTTTTGTTTCATTGTTGATTCCATCAATGATCCTAACCAATGTTTATATCTTTAGCATGTATTTTAACTATTTTGCATGTATTTAAATTTTGGGTTTTACactcttttaaattgttttaatgatatgattgggagggggaaggatttccaggtccctcctggcaaccagcaggggaaAGGGAATAGACCTGGGAAAAGATAAAGGCACCGACCTCATTGCTggtgttgcacaggaagtgacattatcACACCAGCTGTGTCCAGGTGACGCTCTgatatttcctctttctttcctcttctggcAGCCCCTACAGCCTCTCctgtttccctgcttccttcccacctgCCAGCCAACATGTCTTTTAGATCCCACTTTTCTGCCCCTCCAAAGGCTGTCAATTTAAAACATGCAAAACAAAATTACactataaaaccattaaaatcccccccccccccgggttgccAGACCTCCTTGACAGGCAGGGATTCCCCTCTGCCAGGCCCTGCCTCCCCTGCTGCCAGTCACCTGACTCACAGAGAGATTTACCTGGATAAAGAGTAATGCTCAGGCCTTGTTGCTGGTGTTGTATAGGAAATGACATATCACACCAGTGATGTCCCAGTGATGTTCCAGTATTTGGCCAAAAACTCAACAGTAAAAGTGGCATGTATAACAGTTACACAGAAAATAGTACGAAACCCCAGACCAGGCCTGTGTATTGTGGAAACCAGCCCCCTGATGGGAACCAGCAGAACCATATCTGGGAATGAAGGGTCCTTTCCTTCTCAAAGATCAGCTGACATACTTTAAGCCCTGACTTCTGACTGCAAGGGAGAAGCAACCTGGTCTCTAGATTTCCTTCCTAGTCCCTTGGAAGGAGGGCTGCCTACTGGCCAGGAGAAAAATGTATATGAAAACACTTTCTCTCCATGTTGTTTCTTGTGTAGCAATCAAAGGTTATGCCAGTTGATTGGTATAAGGAT from Paroedura picta isolate Pp20150507F chromosome 9, Ppicta_v3.0, whole genome shotgun sequence harbors:
- the LOC143845080 gene encoding testis expressed protein 56-like, with amino-acid sequence MPLRKLSSWCQRTRKMGPVITPATRSSLNLPPLVTYQKLKRSDNDADINRVFLKISALHCKLHDPLKERLLWCACGDEGRHDETSFAMFAANRELPQEVYNSPKPDHVPLKHRTYSNKMADTYKGSGTYRRDAPMATVIARWTPNSISGQHDQQSTVQELAKFGDIESVTSFGRQTIVVVFKEIRSACKAIRAFPPRGPNQNLQCVWHHKFMSKYKRDRNLRWPPLMA